The sequence below is a genomic window from Lolium perenne isolate Kyuss_39 chromosome 4, Kyuss_2.0, whole genome shotgun sequence.
TTGCAATAGCTAGATCGAGTGTTCCTGCCGAACTTTATACTAACAGGGCACTTTGATACATCGTAAGAGTGACTTCTACTTGCACTTGGCTTAATAGGAGATACGACTAATACTGCCTGAATGTGAGGTTCAGACGCCCCGGTCGAAGTTTCGCCTCCTCAGTCACGTAGGTCGGTGCAGTTTTTGGTGTAATGGTGGAAACCCCGTGGAATATGTGCCTTGATTGACCGCCAAATATTAGAACATCACcagattcaagtttaatctttgaAGCCTTGGCTTCATCCCTTGCGTCACCGTACAAGAACTCCGCAGTGTCGCCCAATGAAAACGAAACAACAGGCAGATTCTTGGCAAGACTGTTTTTTGTTTCATCTTTGTCCTGTCAAGTGAGACAAGCATTAGATCCAGCTAGAAATCATCAAACAACAGTGCATCACTATTTGCATTCCAGTTGCAAAGAAGTGGGAACAGAAGACATTATGCTACAAATGTCCATCCAGACTCCAGAGAGCCTGTTTACTGAATCAATTGGTACCAACAATATGAAACGTAATGATGCTGATGCATGAAATATATCTTGGACGAAGTTGTTCTTTTGTACCTGATGAAGACCTAACTTCCCGGCAGTGGTGTAGAAGTTAACAATGCAGATATCTGGAGATATCGGAGGAATTACTTTCAAAGGATTGGAAGTTCCTTGaccaccactttgtttcaagaatGCATGAGCAGCATCAATGGCATCTTTGACAAACTTAGTCAATTCTTCTGGCATCTTTGGTGGCTGAGCACCATCTAATGGTCGTCTATCCACATATGAGCTTGAATCTGGATCCCAGTTCTTCCCTAAGCACATCATCCGTAGACTTAACTTAGCACCATCTTTGTAGCAAGGTTGATAAAATCCTCCTGTGCCAACACCAAGTTCCCGACATTGTTTGATAATTTTAACCTGACATGTGCAACAAAAATAAGCTTAGATATATGCTTGATGCATTAAATATGCCTTAGGAGTACTTGAACGGATAATAAAGATAACCAAGGTAATA
It includes:
- the LOC127292158 gene encoding DNA N(6)-methyladenine demethylase ALKBH1D, which encodes MAGGDDKRTPGSSSSSSSRRRKPGARYGPGPENRSSECQKEGPCSSSPSVWIKKSQQQTVTPVQQPKSEDSLPQTVTPVQPLKLVDSPPQMVSPVQPSEFVDSLGQVVASGQVSKSLDSRNTSCASESVGSDPGAAPFDICRGVSKCSVEVKPSLLDINREKRRAKELAKSPNALQHLRPGMVLLKNFLKPDDQVKIIKQCRELGVGTGGFYQPCYKDGAKLSLRMMCLGKNWDPDSSSYVDRRPLDGAQPPKMPEELTKFVKDAIDAAHAFLKQSGGQGTSNPLKVIPPISPDICIVNFYTTAGKLGLHQDKDETKNSLAKNLPVVSFSLGDTAEFLYGDARDEAKASKIKLESGDVLIFGGQSRHIFHGVSTITPKTAPTYVTEEAKLRPGRLNLTFRQY